In Candidatus Wallbacteria bacterium, a genomic segment contains:
- a CDS encoding 3-oxoacyl-ACP synthase III, protein MLFKNVCIESIAHYLPEEVVTSEKIESWLAPVYERLKLPFGRLEMMTGIRERKFWKPGTVPSEVSAQAGKLALEKSGISKDSINCLVHSSVCRDFMEPATASVVHEKLELSDNSMVFDLSNACLGFLDAMVVVGNMIESGIIKSALVVAGENGRPLVESTIDMLLHDENLTRETIKASFPSLTIGCGAAAAVLVHSSISKAKHQLLGGSFMASSKFSHLCQGGSTAPVAKNITMLMKTEAETLLQAGCQLARRTWEETKNTLKFTESNVKRFFCHQVGKAHRKLMFETLGIDLEKDFSTFEFLGNMGAVSLPVTLSMGVENNLVRSGDLIALLGIGSGINCMMLGIKW, encoded by the coding sequence ATGCTTTTTAAAAATGTCTGCATCGAGTCGATCGCTCACTACCTGCCTGAAGAAGTGGTGACATCGGAAAAGATCGAATCCTGGCTGGCGCCTGTCTATGAGCGCCTCAAGCTGCCCTTCGGCCGCCTGGAAATGATGACCGGAATCCGCGAGCGTAAATTCTGGAAACCCGGCACTGTTCCAAGCGAAGTTTCAGCCCAGGCCGGAAAACTCGCCCTGGAAAAATCCGGAATTTCTAAAGACTCGATAAACTGCCTTGTGCATTCCTCTGTCTGCAGGGATTTTATGGAACCAGCCACAGCTTCCGTGGTTCACGAGAAACTGGAATTGTCTGACAATTCGATGGTCTTCGACTTGTCCAACGCCTGCCTGGGCTTTCTCGACGCCATGGTGGTAGTCGGTAACATGATCGAAAGCGGGATCATCAAATCCGCTCTGGTTGTCGCAGGGGAAAACGGCAGACCGCTGGTGGAATCCACCATCGACATGCTGCTGCATGATGAGAACCTCACCCGCGAAACGATCAAGGCCTCATTTCCATCCCTGACCATCGGTTGCGGTGCGGCAGCCGCGGTACTCGTGCATTCATCGATCTCCAAAGCCAAGCATCAGCTGCTTGGTGGAAGCTTCATGGCTTCTTCAAAATTCAGCCATCTCTGCCAGGGCGGATCCACGGCACCTGTAGCCAAGAATATCACCATGCTGATGAAGACGGAAGCTGAAACTCTGCTGCAGGCCGGCTGCCAGCTGGCGCGCCGCACCTGGGAAGAAACCAAGAACACCTTGAAATTTACGGAAAGCAATGTCAAACGATTTTTCTGCCATCAGGTGGGCAAGGCTCACCGCAAGTTGATGTTTGAGACTCTGGGAATAGACCTGGAGAAAGATTTTTCGACTTTTGAATTTTTAGGAAATATGGGCGCAGTTTCACTGCCAGTCACTTTGTCCATGGGTGTGGAGAACAACCTTGTCCGCAGCGGCGATCTGATAGCCCTGCTCGGCATCGGCAGCGGAATCAACTGCATGATGCTCGGGATAAAATGGTAG